A window of Aerococcus urinae contains these coding sequences:
- a CDS encoding M42 family metallopeptidase, with amino-acid sequence MDYLQLIEDLTNAKGMSGFEDEVIEVINKYKGNYTLQVDNLKNCYLNLDQVDPAKPTVMLDSHLDEVGLMVKAIDKDGLILIQTIGGWVPSNLTAQVFYVRNRDGKYYKGISATKPIHFMTPEEREKKIAISDIKIDMGATSREQVVNDLGIEIGQPIVPATKFSYNEVTRTILAKAFDNRIGTACAVAIMRDLADEVGDFPFNLVAAPAAQEEVGTRGASLTVKRVKPNIAIILEGTPADDFTNSKELLQGQLGQGPQIRHRDNSYVANTQLIDLFKQTARAENIPSQHAVREGGGTNAGPIHLGNLGTPCATIGIPSRYAHTNACFCSYDDFLNTIHLVKTFLRRLSLEDIQQFDLMTY; translated from the coding sequence ATGGATTATTTACAATTAATTGAAGATTTAACCAATGCTAAAGGGATGTCTGGCTTCGAAGATGAGGTGATTGAAGTCATTAATAAATATAAGGGCAATTATACCCTGCAAGTTGATAATTTAAAAAACTGCTACCTTAACTTGGACCAGGTCGACCCAGCTAAACCTACCGTTATGCTAGACTCCCACCTCGATGAAGTCGGTCTCATGGTGAAAGCCATTGACAAGGATGGACTCATCCTCATTCAAACTATTGGCGGCTGGGTCCCCTCTAACTTAACCGCCCAAGTCTTCTATGTCCGTAATCGTGACGGAAAATATTACAAAGGGATTTCAGCCACCAAGCCCATTCACTTTATGACCCCTGAAGAGCGGGAGAAGAAAATCGCCATTAGCGATATTAAGATCGACATGGGCGCTACTTCTAGAGAACAAGTCGTCAATGACTTAGGGATTGAAATTGGTCAACCTATCGTACCAGCCACTAAGTTCTCCTATAATGAAGTCACCCGAACCATCCTAGCCAAGGCCTTTGACAACCGGATTGGAACCGCCTGTGCTGTCGCTATTATGCGCGATTTAGCGGATGAAGTGGGCGATTTTCCCTTTAACTTAGTCGCTGCCCCTGCTGCTCAAGAAGAAGTAGGCACTCGGGGGGCTTCGCTAACGGTTAAGCGGGTTAAACCCAATATCGCGATTATCCTGGAAGGCACCCCTGCCGATGACTTTACTAATTCCAAAGAGCTCCTACAAGGGCAACTCGGCCAGGGTCCGCAAATCCGCCACCGTGACAATTCCTATGTGGCTAATACCCAATTAATCGACCTCTTTAAGCAAACTGCAAGAGCTGAGAATATTCCTAGTCAGCACGCTGTCCGCGAAGGAGGAGGTACCAACGCTGGTCCTATTCACCTGGGTAATCTAGGGACCCCTTGTGCCACCATCGGTATCCCCAGTCGCTACGCCCATACTAATGCCTGCTTCTGCTCCTATGATGATTTTTTGAATACGATCCACCTGGTTAAAACTTTCCTCCGCCGTCTAAGTCTCGAAGATATCCAACAATTCGACCTGATGACCTATTAA
- a CDS encoding YsnF/AvaK domain-containing protein: MTKRFVYDVFSTNDQARAAISDLISKGVPRSAVVLVSNAPIDQEYGSEVDVVTSDELIEGEERSWWDNVLGFFSDDEEDSRSDDIDYKGYEASLNRGDILVLIDQEYEGAVSNLERSPYTTGPEATEEATGYAAAGVAGASAGSVEPEYEKEAVHTDNQRPVSEASSRQETPPSAAKTADNDTERIRLHEEQVDVQKHKKDLGEVQVSKNVVEDTKTVEVPVQREEIHIKKVTPSEGEVDDNAFEEEEFVVPISEEEVSVNKNTVVTGEVEIEKQTHQDTETVSETTRREELDVQDDTGKVIDDDAKK, from the coding sequence ATGACTAAGCGTTTTGTCTATGATGTATTTTCAACTAATGATCAAGCCCGTGCTGCGATTAGCGACTTGATCAGCAAGGGTGTTCCCCGTTCTGCTGTCGTTTTAGTATCCAATGCCCCAATTGACCAAGAATATGGTTCAGAGGTTGACGTGGTCACTTCTGATGAATTAATTGAAGGAGAAGAAAGAAGTTGGTGGGACAATGTCTTAGGTTTCTTCTCTGATGACGAAGAAGACTCAAGAAGTGACGATATCGACTACAAGGGTTATGAAGCTTCCTTGAACCGTGGCGATATCTTAGTCCTCATCGACCAAGAATATGAAGGTGCGGTAAGCAACTTGGAACGCTCTCCTTACACCACTGGCCCTGAAGCGACTGAAGAAGCTACTGGCTATGCGGCCGCTGGTGTGGCAGGCGCAAGTGCTGGTAGCGTTGAACCTGAATACGAAAAGGAAGCAGTCCATACTGATAACCAAAGACCAGTAAGTGAGGCAAGCTCCCGTCAAGAAACTCCTCCAAGCGCTGCTAAAACAGCTGATAATGATACCGAAAGAATCCGTCTCCACGAAGAACAAGTTGACGTTCAAAAACACAAAAAAGACCTCGGTGAAGTTCAAGTGTCTAAGAATGTCGTTGAAGACACCAAGACGGTAGAAGTTCCTGTGCAACGGGAAGAAATTCATATTAAGAAAGTTACCCCTAGTGAAGGCGAAGTGGATGACAATGCCTTTGAAGAAGAAGAATTTGTGGTTCCAATCTCTGAAGAAGAAGTTTCTGTGAATAAGAATACCGTGGTAACTGGTGAAGTTGAAATTGAAAAACAAACTCACCAAGATACCGAAACCGTTTCTGAAACCACCCGTCGTGAAGAACTTGATGTTCAAGACGATACTGGTAAGGTCATCGACGACGATGCCAAGAAATAG
- a CDS encoding GNAT family N-acetyltransferase, protein MNTYLRITNESSPFEIQQGLNLLADVDWKAADYLANKLKNKRLKNTEMIYFCRYQTGQLIGFAALFLEDIISNADFGPFLSTVYVNPPYRKQGFSYQLVNEIELVAKNIGYTKLYTITQHVGLYEKMNYHFFRQDVDDMGRTVRVLEKNLSTDK, encoded by the coding sequence ATGAATACCTATCTAAGAATCACTAATGAATCAAGTCCCTTTGAAATTCAGCAAGGGCTCAATTTATTAGCTGATGTCGACTGGAAAGCCGCTGACTACCTAGCCAATAAATTAAAAAATAAGCGCTTGAAAAATACTGAAATGATTTATTTTTGTAGGTACCAAACTGGTCAATTAATCGGCTTTGCGGCCCTATTTTTAGAAGACATCATCTCCAATGCCGATTTTGGCCCATTTTTAAGCACGGTTTACGTCAATCCTCCCTACCGCAAGCAAGGTTTTTCATACCAATTGGTAAATGAAATCGAGTTAGTTGCGAAAAATATTGGGTATACAAAGCTATATACGATTACCCAACATGTCGGTCTCTATGAGAAAATGAACTATCATTTCTTTCGCCAAGATGTTGACGACATGGGGAGGACTGTGCGCGTTTTAGAAAAAAATTTATCAACCGATAAGTAG
- a CDS encoding DNA/RNA non-specific endonuclease produces MKKSIQGYPGCLGIILSILFIGIIFMLFAYLAPFILALSLFFIFYFTKRKINQRNRNIAILCAVVGLLGTLFATPTLFDHKENTSNQAAVSQSASKSSDSNKEKAKSESESKKSQSDAEKELSKTREVPQDKAYVEVNNNKPFFTDDDLKSSEAYEKYGDLDKLGRVTAANAVLGTELMPDKVRESISEVKPTGWKQARYVNIPGGWLYNRCHLIGYQLTGENANPKNLMTGTHWFNNEGMLPFENFVANYIEKTNNHVRYRVTPVFEGKNLLASGIYMEGYSIEDEGKGLCFNIYIPNRQKDVEINYADGSSKGPAGPQEYSKDTQLEKLPQSESKAKTENKTESEKPSPAAEDTARPEAEDKPADQASAQEPAPSPAPAPEPVQPPAPAPAPQPVQAQGPQSSLAGIDTDGNGIVTIKEARAAGFSMPIRSDHWLYPYMIDRDGDGMVGE; encoded by the coding sequence ATGAAGAAATCTATACAGGGATATCCTGGCTGCCTAGGAATAATACTTTCCATCTTATTCATAGGCATTATTTTTATGCTTTTTGCTTATCTGGCACCATTTATACTTGCCCTATCGCTCTTTTTTATCTTCTATTTTACCAAGAGAAAAATCAATCAGAGAAATAGGAATATCGCCATTCTTTGTGCAGTAGTCGGCCTTTTGGGGACATTATTTGCAACCCCTACCCTATTTGACCATAAAGAAAACACTTCTAATCAGGCTGCTGTCAGTCAAAGCGCTTCAAAGAGTTCAGATTCCAATAAGGAAAAAGCTAAGAGCGAATCGGAAAGCAAAAAGTCGCAATCCGATGCTGAAAAAGAATTATCTAAAACCAGAGAGGTGCCTCAAGATAAGGCTTATGTTGAAGTCAATAATAATAAGCCTTTCTTTACTGATGATGATTTAAAGAGTAGTGAAGCCTATGAAAAATACGGTGACTTAGATAAACTAGGCCGGGTTACCGCTGCCAATGCCGTATTAGGGACAGAATTAATGCCCGATAAGGTAAGAGAAAGTATCTCTGAAGTGAAACCTACAGGCTGGAAGCAAGCCCGCTATGTAAATATCCCTGGTGGATGGTTATATAATCGTTGCCATCTGATTGGTTATCAATTGACCGGCGAGAACGCCAACCCTAAGAATTTAATGACCGGTACCCATTGGTTTAATAACGAAGGCATGCTCCCCTTTGAAAACTTTGTCGCTAATTACATTGAAAAAACCAACAATCATGTGAGATATCGGGTAACTCCAGTTTTTGAAGGAAAGAATTTATTAGCTAGCGGTATCTATATGGAAGGCTATTCCATCGAAGATGAAGGAAAAGGACTCTGTTTTAATATTTACATTCCTAACCGACAAAAAGATGTTGAAATTAACTATGCCGATGGAAGCAGTAAAGGCCCAGCTGGCCCACAAGAATATTCAAAGGATACCCAATTAGAAAAACTGCCACAGTCAGAAAGCAAGGCTAAGACTGAAAACAAGACGGAGTCTGAAAAGCCGAGTCCTGCTGCTGAAGATACCGCTCGTCCAGAAGCAGAAGACAAGCCCGCTGATCAAGCATCCGCTCAAGAGCCAGCGCCTAGTCCAGCTCCGGCCCCAGAACCAGTACAACCGCCTGCACCAGCACCAGCTCCGCAACCAGTACAAGCCCAAGGTCCACAATCTTCGTTAGCCGGTATCGATACAGATGGCAATGGCATTGTTACTATCAAAGAAGCTAGAGCGGCAGGTTTCTCCATGCCAATCAGAAGCGACCACTGGTTATATCCATATATGATCGACCGCGACGGTGATGGTATGGTGGGCGAATAG